Proteins co-encoded in one Ziziphus jujuba cultivar Dongzao chromosome 9, ASM3175591v1 genomic window:
- the LOC107426448 gene encoding uncharacterized protein LOC107426448 isoform X2 has product MKRRSQIPTTSRSFQEASRSDSQIPASISPRSKDLSRKKRVRFKDLDDAIPCRADNDSVHVEAVQPLTCDGAKTSEYAFFKKLKKDAGHELGSHPLNNDSKQIQAKTLKSVSCFGERTKIVDDSCNKGIKYSFPVEKATPVNFYSFDSSLDVIMEKGWTKSDHLHRIHEDMEEDNNALKPDGTKYRHAETFIRKRQKLCQWVAATSYPDMDGIYSKGYNIISALLGRLVPKSSENNNLKEQKVGQMETNAKSSSLVSSESDIDCVNIQLTPTRKLVEHECGRYFVDSISSSWANRSGGGIPYLDSDSPTRYANETQHHCRIWESDSALRGGISTLCAESDFTFPISKYGSVSNLKELDLFCHPNRYLVGRELDMPMRDWDFDNIKDEKNLSLAHNHEYGRHLLEGKDDIIPDPSHLPLTLSCTPNHFTAKDCHNDNGSDGGSNFFTPHHNNWFMSKVIKEGHDYPNTEALLSSELVLDLGLKCFPLTGFPKEHVLSTDQALQFPGMEDISSHLLTYDGYDSCLGDTNHTGTRAHFSEDNLSIHDYPSFEFQLFQDREQTWPLLLDKSSQDGVEECMDFGNCKLNYI; this is encoded by the exons ATGAAGCGGAGATCGCAGATCCCAACCACTTCACGAAGTTTTCAGGAAGCTTCGAGATCCGATTCCCAAATTCCCGCTTCAATATCCCCGCGATCCAAAG ATTTGAGCCGCAAGAAAAGAGTGAGATTTAAAGATCTCGATGATGCCATACCCTGTCGAGCAGATAATGATTCTGTGCACGTAGAAGCAGTTCAGCCCCTAACAT GTGATGGTGCAAAAACTTCTGAATATGCATTctttaagaaattaaagaaagatGCAGGTCACGAATTGGGTTCCCATCCTTTGAATAATGACTCAAAACAAATCCAAGCAAAAACGTTGAAGTCGGTGAGCTGTTTTGGAG AGAGGACCAAGATTGTCGATGATAGCTGTAATAAGGGGATCAAGTACTCATTTCCGGTTGAAAAAGCTACACCTGTGAACTTCTATTCATTTGACTCATCGCTTG ATGTGATCATGGAGAAAGGCTGGACAAAGTCAGACCATCTGCATAGGATACATGAAGATATGGAGGAAGATAACAATGCCTTGAAACCTGACG GGACTAAATACAGGCATGCAGAAACTTTTATTAGGAAGAGACAGAAACTATGTCAATGGGTTGCAGCTACCTCATATCCTGATATGGATGGAATTTATTCAAAGGG GTACAATATCATTTCTGCACTCCTTGGACGGCTGGTGCCGAAGAGCAGTGAGAACAAT AATCTAAAGGAACAAAAAGTGGGGCAAATGGAAACTAATGCCAAATCGTCATCACTTGTTTCCTCTGAATCAGATATTGACTGCGTGAATATTCAACTGACTCCTACCAGAAAATTAGTCGAACATGAATGTGGCCGCTACTTTGTTGATTCTATATCGTCTTCTTGGGCCAATAGATCAGGAGGGGGAATTCCATACTTGGACTCTGACTCTCCAACTAGGTATGCTAATGAAACGCAGCATCACTGCAGAATATGGGAATCTGACTCTGCATTAAGAGGTGGCATTTCGACTTTATGTGCTGAAAGTGATTTTACCTTTCCAATCTCTAAGTATGGGTCTGTTAGTAATCTTAAAGAGCTTGATCTCTTCTGTCATCCAAATAGATATTTGGTTGGAAGAGAGTTGGACATGCCTATGCGGGACTGggattttgacaacataaaggATGAAAAAAACTTATCTCTAGCTCACAACCATGAATATGGGAGACATCTTCTTGAAGGCAAGGACGATATAATACCAGATCCTAGCCATTTACCATTAACCTTATCGTGTACTCCCAACCATTTTACTGCAAAAGATTGCCATAATGATAATGGAAGTGATGGTGGCAGCAACTTCTTTACTCCCCACCACAACAACTGGTTTATGAGCAAAGTTATCAAGGAGGGTCATGATTATCCTAATACAGAAGCTCTCCTATCCTCTGAGCTTGTTCTTGATTTAGGATTGAAATGCTTTCCATTAACTGGATTCCCAAAAGAGCATGTTTTATCTACTGATCAAGCTCTACAATTTCCAGGAATGGAAGACATTTCTTCCCACCTTCTTACATATGATGGTTATGATAGTTGCTTGGGCGACACAAATCATACAGGAACCCGTGCTCATTTTAGTGAAGATAACCTTAGCATCCATGACTATCCATCCTTTGAATTCCAGTTATTTCAGGACAGAGAACAGACATGGCCCTTGCTGCTTGATAAGTCAAGCCAGGATGGAGTTGAAGAATGTATGGATTTTGGAAATTGTAAACTGAATTACATTTGA
- the LOC107426448 gene encoding uncharacterized protein LOC107426448 isoform X1, translated as MKRRSQIPTTSRSFQEASRSDSQIPASISPRSKDLSRKKRVRFKDLDDAIPCRADNDSVHVEAVQPLTCDGAKTSEYAFFKKLKKDAGHELGSHPLNNDSKQIQAKTLKSVSCFGERTKIVDDSCNKGIKYSFPVEKATPVNFYSFDSSLGNALKNSDVIMEKGWTKSDHLHRIHEDMEEDNNALKPDGTKYRHAETFIRKRQKLCQWVAATSYPDMDGIYSKGYNIISALLGRLVPKSSENNNLKEQKVGQMETNAKSSSLVSSESDIDCVNIQLTPTRKLVEHECGRYFVDSISSSWANRSGGGIPYLDSDSPTRYANETQHHCRIWESDSALRGGISTLCAESDFTFPISKYGSVSNLKELDLFCHPNRYLVGRELDMPMRDWDFDNIKDEKNLSLAHNHEYGRHLLEGKDDIIPDPSHLPLTLSCTPNHFTAKDCHNDNGSDGGSNFFTPHHNNWFMSKVIKEGHDYPNTEALLSSELVLDLGLKCFPLTGFPKEHVLSTDQALQFPGMEDISSHLLTYDGYDSCLGDTNHTGTRAHFSEDNLSIHDYPSFEFQLFQDREQTWPLLLDKSSQDGVEECMDFGNCKLNYI; from the exons ATGAAGCGGAGATCGCAGATCCCAACCACTTCACGAAGTTTTCAGGAAGCTTCGAGATCCGATTCCCAAATTCCCGCTTCAATATCCCCGCGATCCAAAG ATTTGAGCCGCAAGAAAAGAGTGAGATTTAAAGATCTCGATGATGCCATACCCTGTCGAGCAGATAATGATTCTGTGCACGTAGAAGCAGTTCAGCCCCTAACAT GTGATGGTGCAAAAACTTCTGAATATGCATTctttaagaaattaaagaaagatGCAGGTCACGAATTGGGTTCCCATCCTTTGAATAATGACTCAAAACAAATCCAAGCAAAAACGTTGAAGTCGGTGAGCTGTTTTGGAG AGAGGACCAAGATTGTCGATGATAGCTGTAATAAGGGGATCAAGTACTCATTTCCGGTTGAAAAAGCTACACCTGTGAACTTCTATTCATTTGACTCATCGCTTGGTAATGCATTAAAAAATTCAG ATGTGATCATGGAGAAAGGCTGGACAAAGTCAGACCATCTGCATAGGATACATGAAGATATGGAGGAAGATAACAATGCCTTGAAACCTGACG GGACTAAATACAGGCATGCAGAAACTTTTATTAGGAAGAGACAGAAACTATGTCAATGGGTTGCAGCTACCTCATATCCTGATATGGATGGAATTTATTCAAAGGG GTACAATATCATTTCTGCACTCCTTGGACGGCTGGTGCCGAAGAGCAGTGAGAACAAT AATCTAAAGGAACAAAAAGTGGGGCAAATGGAAACTAATGCCAAATCGTCATCACTTGTTTCCTCTGAATCAGATATTGACTGCGTGAATATTCAACTGACTCCTACCAGAAAATTAGTCGAACATGAATGTGGCCGCTACTTTGTTGATTCTATATCGTCTTCTTGGGCCAATAGATCAGGAGGGGGAATTCCATACTTGGACTCTGACTCTCCAACTAGGTATGCTAATGAAACGCAGCATCACTGCAGAATATGGGAATCTGACTCTGCATTAAGAGGTGGCATTTCGACTTTATGTGCTGAAAGTGATTTTACCTTTCCAATCTCTAAGTATGGGTCTGTTAGTAATCTTAAAGAGCTTGATCTCTTCTGTCATCCAAATAGATATTTGGTTGGAAGAGAGTTGGACATGCCTATGCGGGACTGggattttgacaacataaaggATGAAAAAAACTTATCTCTAGCTCACAACCATGAATATGGGAGACATCTTCTTGAAGGCAAGGACGATATAATACCAGATCCTAGCCATTTACCATTAACCTTATCGTGTACTCCCAACCATTTTACTGCAAAAGATTGCCATAATGATAATGGAAGTGATGGTGGCAGCAACTTCTTTACTCCCCACCACAACAACTGGTTTATGAGCAAAGTTATCAAGGAGGGTCATGATTATCCTAATACAGAAGCTCTCCTATCCTCTGAGCTTGTTCTTGATTTAGGATTGAAATGCTTTCCATTAACTGGATTCCCAAAAGAGCATGTTTTATCTACTGATCAAGCTCTACAATTTCCAGGAATGGAAGACATTTCTTCCCACCTTCTTACATATGATGGTTATGATAGTTGCTTGGGCGACACAAATCATACAGGAACCCGTGCTCATTTTAGTGAAGATAACCTTAGCATCCATGACTATCCATCCTTTGAATTCCAGTTATTTCAGGACAGAGAACAGACATGGCCCTTGCTGCTTGATAAGTCAAGCCAGGATGGAGTTGAAGAATGTATGGATTTTGGAAATTGTAAACTGAATTACATTTGA
- the LOC107426448 gene encoding uncharacterized protein LOC107426448 isoform X3, protein MKRRSQIPTTSRSFQEASRSDSQIPASISPRSKGDGAKTSEYAFFKKLKKDAGHELGSHPLNNDSKQIQAKTLKSVSCFGERTKIVDDSCNKGIKYSFPVEKATPVNFYSFDSSLGNALKNSDVIMEKGWTKSDHLHRIHEDMEEDNNALKPDGTKYRHAETFIRKRQKLCQWVAATSYPDMDGIYSKGYNIISALLGRLVPKSSENNNLKEQKVGQMETNAKSSSLVSSESDIDCVNIQLTPTRKLVEHECGRYFVDSISSSWANRSGGGIPYLDSDSPTRYANETQHHCRIWESDSALRGGISTLCAESDFTFPISKYGSVSNLKELDLFCHPNRYLVGRELDMPMRDWDFDNIKDEKNLSLAHNHEYGRHLLEGKDDIIPDPSHLPLTLSCTPNHFTAKDCHNDNGSDGGSNFFTPHHNNWFMSKVIKEGHDYPNTEALLSSELVLDLGLKCFPLTGFPKEHVLSTDQALQFPGMEDISSHLLTYDGYDSCLGDTNHTGTRAHFSEDNLSIHDYPSFEFQLFQDREQTWPLLLDKSSQDGVEECMDFGNCKLNYI, encoded by the exons ATGAAGCGGAGATCGCAGATCCCAACCACTTCACGAAGTTTTCAGGAAGCTTCGAGATCCGATTCCCAAATTCCCGCTTCAATATCCCCGCGATCCAAAG GTGATGGTGCAAAAACTTCTGAATATGCATTctttaagaaattaaagaaagatGCAGGTCACGAATTGGGTTCCCATCCTTTGAATAATGACTCAAAACAAATCCAAGCAAAAACGTTGAAGTCGGTGAGCTGTTTTGGAG AGAGGACCAAGATTGTCGATGATAGCTGTAATAAGGGGATCAAGTACTCATTTCCGGTTGAAAAAGCTACACCTGTGAACTTCTATTCATTTGACTCATCGCTTGGTAATGCATTAAAAAATTCAG ATGTGATCATGGAGAAAGGCTGGACAAAGTCAGACCATCTGCATAGGATACATGAAGATATGGAGGAAGATAACAATGCCTTGAAACCTGACG GGACTAAATACAGGCATGCAGAAACTTTTATTAGGAAGAGACAGAAACTATGTCAATGGGTTGCAGCTACCTCATATCCTGATATGGATGGAATTTATTCAAAGGG GTACAATATCATTTCTGCACTCCTTGGACGGCTGGTGCCGAAGAGCAGTGAGAACAAT AATCTAAAGGAACAAAAAGTGGGGCAAATGGAAACTAATGCCAAATCGTCATCACTTGTTTCCTCTGAATCAGATATTGACTGCGTGAATATTCAACTGACTCCTACCAGAAAATTAGTCGAACATGAATGTGGCCGCTACTTTGTTGATTCTATATCGTCTTCTTGGGCCAATAGATCAGGAGGGGGAATTCCATACTTGGACTCTGACTCTCCAACTAGGTATGCTAATGAAACGCAGCATCACTGCAGAATATGGGAATCTGACTCTGCATTAAGAGGTGGCATTTCGACTTTATGTGCTGAAAGTGATTTTACCTTTCCAATCTCTAAGTATGGGTCTGTTAGTAATCTTAAAGAGCTTGATCTCTTCTGTCATCCAAATAGATATTTGGTTGGAAGAGAGTTGGACATGCCTATGCGGGACTGggattttgacaacataaaggATGAAAAAAACTTATCTCTAGCTCACAACCATGAATATGGGAGACATCTTCTTGAAGGCAAGGACGATATAATACCAGATCCTAGCCATTTACCATTAACCTTATCGTGTACTCCCAACCATTTTACTGCAAAAGATTGCCATAATGATAATGGAAGTGATGGTGGCAGCAACTTCTTTACTCCCCACCACAACAACTGGTTTATGAGCAAAGTTATCAAGGAGGGTCATGATTATCCTAATACAGAAGCTCTCCTATCCTCTGAGCTTGTTCTTGATTTAGGATTGAAATGCTTTCCATTAACTGGATTCCCAAAAGAGCATGTTTTATCTACTGATCAAGCTCTACAATTTCCAGGAATGGAAGACATTTCTTCCCACCTTCTTACATATGATGGTTATGATAGTTGCTTGGGCGACACAAATCATACAGGAACCCGTGCTCATTTTAGTGAAGATAACCTTAGCATCCATGACTATCCATCCTTTGAATTCCAGTTATTTCAGGACAGAGAACAGACATGGCCCTTGCTGCTTGATAAGTCAAGCCAGGATGGAGTTGAAGAATGTATGGATTTTGGAAATTGTAAACTGAATTACATTTGA
- the LOC107426456 gene encoding protein LOW PSII ACCUMULATION 1, chloroplastic translates to MASAAASNSSLYILGPPSTHYRNKNDFRIYGQFLSLKRKPWTFPSTSVTYQPFPTPNQSSSSITCFATDKPSSSSEISSAAKIRSEVLSPFRSVRMFFYIAFIASGSLGGLIATTRLIGALSNPSRAAEVPEILKGLGIDVGAVSLFAFLYYRENNAKNAQLARLSREESLSNLKLRVDEKRIIPVSSLRGNARLVICAGPESFVKEAFRLSEPFTERLLERGVLVVPFATDGYLPPSFEFDESEESKDITAKRKRLWQLVPVYVSEWTKWLEEQKKLAGVSTESPVYLSLRLDGRVRGSGVGYPPWNAFVAQLPPVKGMWSGLLDGFDGRV, encoded by the exons ATGGCTTCTGCAGCAGCATCAAACTCTTCGTTGTACATTCTCGGACCTCCAAGTACTCATTACAGAAACAAAAATGATTTCAGAATCTACGGCCAATTTCTCAGCCTCAAACGGAAGCCATGGACGTTCCCTTCAACCAGTGTGACATATCAACCTTTTCCCACCCCAAACCAATCTTCTTCCAGCATCACCTGCTTTGCTACTGATaaaccttcttcttcctctgaaATTAG TTCAGCAGCCAAGATTCGTAGCGAAGTTCTGTCTCCATTTCGGTCAGTCCGGATGTTCTTTTACATTGCTTTCATTGCCAGTGGTTCACTGGGAGGGCTCATAGCGACCACACGATTGATAGGGGCACTATCCAATCCATCCAGAGCAGCCGAAGTCCCTGAGATTTTGAAAGGTCTCGGTATCGATGTCGGAGCAGTGTCGCTGTTTGCATTCTTGTATTATCGGGAAAACAACGCTAAGAATGCACAATTGGCTAGACTCTCCAGAGAGGAAAGCCTATCGAACCTGAAGCTCCGTGTGGACGAAAAAAGGATAATCCCAGTGAGTTCCTTGAGAGGGAATGCTAGGCTTGTAATCTGTGCTGGACCTGAATCCTTCGTAAAGGAAGCGTTTAGACTTAGCGAGCCTTTCACCGAAAGGCTTTTGGAACGCGGTGTGCTTGTGGTTCCATTTGCCACGGATGGGTATTTACCACCAAGTTTTGAGTTTGACGAAAGCGAAGAGAGCAAAGATATTACTGCCAAGAGGAAGAGACTCTGGCAACTGGTTCCTGTTTATGTTTCAGAATGGACCAA gtggttAGAAGAACAAAAGAAATTGGCTGGTGTCTCCACTGAGTCTCCAGT GTATTTATCTCTGCGCTTGGATGGCCGTGTCCGTGGCAGTGGCGTTGGTTACCCTCCTTGGAATGCTTTTGTTGCACAGTTACCCCCCGTAAAAGGAATGTGGTCTGGTCTACTTGACGGATTTGACGGACGAGTTTGA
- the LOC107426460 gene encoding photosystem I reaction center subunit IV A, chloroplastic: MASMASAASGFVITPNVAANTNSVTSKSNALFFSSKNNSTSSRSYSRLVVRASEEGPAPPAAATKEAAPEAAAPKPKPPPIGPKRGTKVKILRRESYWFKDTGSVVAVDQDPKTRYPVVVRFQKVNYANVSTNNYALDEIEEVK; encoded by the exons atggcGAGCATGGCATCGGCTGCCTCAGGGTTCGTGATAACTCCGAACGTCGCGGCCAACACAAACTCGGTTACAAGCAAGAGCAATGCCTTGTTTTTCTCTTCAAAGAacaacagcaccagcagcagaAGCTATTCAAGGCTCGTCGTAAGGGCTTCTGAGGAAGGACCTGCTCCACCGGCAGCCGCCACCAAGGAAGCAGCTCCGGAAGCTGCGGCTCCTAAGCCTAAGCCACCACCGATTGGACCCAAGAGAGGCACTAAG GTTAAGATTCTAAGGAGGGAATCGTACTGGTTCAAGGACACTGGCTCTGTTGTAGCTGTTGACCAG GACCCAAAGACCCGTTACCCAGTTGTGGTTCGATTCCAGAAAGTAAACTATGCCAATGTATCTACAAATAACTATGCATTGGACGAGATTGAAGAAGTTAAATGA